DNA from Ictidomys tridecemlineatus isolate mIctTri1 chromosome 12, mIctTri1.hap1, whole genome shotgun sequence:
CTTGGACTCTTTCCTAATCCACATTAGTGGTTCCCAGCGGGAGCTGTCTGGCCTCGGGAGACATGTGGCAGGTCTTGAGAGGCTTCTGCTTGTCATAGGTTGGGGGTCATTACTGGTGTCCAGAGGGGAGGACCAGGTGCTGCCAGCACTCCACAGCTGCTGGACGTCTGGCCCCACGGGGATGGCCCCCGCCCCCCGTGGAGTGGGGAGCCCTGAGGCTATGGTCTGAGGTTTTCACTGTGGCTCTTGATGCCCCTGGACATTCCTGTCCATCTCCTCAGACTTAAGTGGGTCCAGGTCAGGAGCTCCAGAGGAAGCTGATTCTTCATGGTCACAGGTGGATGGATGGCCAAGAGGggcagggcaggtgcagcctccCCCAGGTGGATCCGTGTCCAGGCAGCATCTTCTGCGTGCCTGGAGGGGGAAGTACCAGAGGACAGTAGGGGCTTCCAGAAACCGCAGCTCTAGACGGACCCTGGGGTGCAGCACAGGCTGGACAAGTGCTGGTGTGGTGCAGGGATCAAGGCCTGAGCcagagaaggttctggaatgGCTCCTGCTCAGTGGCAAGAAGTGGACTCCTGGGCCATCTCCTGGCTTAACAGATGGCCCCTGGGGTGGACGGCAGCTCACTGCAGTTTGCCGTGCTCCGTCTGCCTGGCCAGCCGTTCCATGAGAGGCAATTTGGTGGCTAAGAAACTGCTTGGAAGCATGTCCCATGCCGTGACGTGGAGCACATGGCAGGACACAGAATTGCAGAAGGTCGGGGGTTGGCCTTCTCCAGAACGCTGGGCAGCCAGCCTCCTCCACAGTCCACGTCTGTCCCCCCTTCAGGGTCATGTGGGGTGACCTGGGGAGGGGGTATCCACGGTGTGGGCACTTCTGTGATCATGGACCTGGAGTGAGGGGAGGTGGCCACAGGCCGCCCCTTCACAGCCGTCTCCACCTCGCGGACGCCGCCTGCACTGGTGAGCCtcggctccccccccccccccccccccccccccccccccgctaaCCTGGGCCCAGGGAGCCTGCCCTCCTGGCCCGCAGTGAGAGGGATGGCCCCGCAGAGCAGAGAAGAAGGGAACAGGCGAGGGACGCACCCTGCAGAGAACGCTGGCCCCCAGGACAAGGCAGGTCTCCAAGCAGACCTAGGCCAGGGCTCTGTGACGAGGAATCCAAGGCAGCAGGAGCGCGGCCATCGCTGAGGACGTGTGTGACATCCTCAAGAGACAGACAGCGCGGGACACCATCCAGGCTGAGGGAGGATGtctccagctgccctggggcaggCAGAACTGGGGCCACACCTGGtgggaagtggcagagctggggtcaGGGACGGTGGAGGTGATAGCAGGTCTCTTTGTAGACGCAGGTCTCTGCTGTTTGGAGCAAATGGTCTCACGCTGGTTCACATGGCACCGTCACCCACAAGGACACAGCTTGAGGACCTCCTGCGACTGAGCACATCTGTTTGCATCCCAGGGCCTCCAGCGCCCCagcccaccatcctcctgcccagGGCGGCCGCTGTCCTGAGTTCTGAAGCCGTGGGCAGGTGGCCTGCTTGTGCGTTCACAGGGAAAAGGTGGGATGAGCTGCTCCTCACCCGCACGTGCGCTGCCCCTGGGGAAGGGTCACCCTCTGCCCCCAGCAGCCGCCCATACGTGGCTGCATAGAGCCGCGTGGTCTGACCTCCTGTGTGCACACGCTCTGCAGTCCTCTGGTGGTCACCGTGAGTCACACTGCAGCTGTTTGCCGGCCCACGGTGGCCACAGGGCTTGTGCCTGTCCAAGGTCAGGGGCTGTCGTCACTGCTCCACGGTGGCTGTGGCCTCTCCCGTCACCAGGCATGGCTGTGGCTTCTCCCTGCTCAGCCCGAGGCCTGATCTTGCCCTCTCTGGTCAGTCTCCGCTGGTGATCCTCGTTTCCTTCCCGCGGTGATCGATGAGGGTGAGCGTCTCATGGCCCATTGGAAGGTCCTCGTCTGCCAAGTGCTTGTTTGGAGCCCTTGGCCCTTTTCCACGGTGCTcctgtcatttttaagtgctgaatTTGTgggtgtttatttttaagttctagaGTTTGTTTGATCAATTTctacagtttccagttctctgccAAAACTCCGTTTCTTGCTCTTAAATCTCCTGAACGTATTAATCAATTACTCACGAGGCGACGTCTGAACTCCCAGCACCTCAGGGTCACTGTGGGTGGCCTACTTCGTCTGCTTTTCTCTTAATTCTGGCATTTTTAAAAGGCAGCCCGCAGGACATGGACAGCACATGGACAGGACATGGACAGCACACGGACAGGACATGGACAGCCGTGTTTCCCAGGGCTCTCTGTGGTGGGGGTCCTGAGCTCTGGTCGCCTCCCCACAgtagcctcctgcctcagtttctccctggTCCTCTGATCCCTGGACTCCTGGTGGGGACCGAGTACCTGCCTGGACAGCAGCCCTCACCGGTCCCCACCTGCTCCTGTCCTCTCTGGAGCCGAGCGGGTGGCCTGAGCCGTCTGCGCAGGCGCGGCTGGAAGCCGAGGTTCacattgtctttctttctgttgctCCTACTCCCCTCGGTCCCCCTTTCTGAGGCTCGGCAGGACGGCCACCTCCAGCTGCTCAGTCCTCGACCCCAGCCTTTCCCGGGTCCTCGGTGGCCTCCAGCCTGTTGGCTGTGACAGCTCTGTCAGTCCAGGGCCTCCTGAGCCCACCTGCTCCGGGTACTGCAGAAGCTCTGCGCAGCCGCACGGCCTGCCTGCGTCCCCTCTGTGTGTGGCCCCCGCCTGGCgtccctgctgccctgcttgGACTCATGTACCTTCAAACAGGGCTTGCTTCCCCCCAGAATTTTCTGTTCCATAGATTTTGTTTACGACCTTTTCTATCTGAAGGCTCTTCTGTCCAAAAGGGATCATTCACAACAAATTTGTCTTGGGTGCCGGGACGTGGACGTCTGGGGAGCCAGCCAGGCCCCGGAGAGGGCCTGTGGGACGTGGTGGACAGCAGTGGGGGACCTGAAGGCTTCTCTAACTGAGAAATGCAGTCTGACCTCTGCCGCTCTCACATCTAGGGTCAGCCTGTGGCTGGCCCGAGGGTCTGCCCTTGTCTGGTGTGTCCCTTCCAATTAGAGAAGCACTTGGGACCAGAGGGTGCGAGGTTCCCTGGGCACCCCTGAGCAGGAGCTGGTGTCACCTGCCCCGATCCCCAGGGTCCTCCTGTCCGTGAGTCGGAGGTGCTGGGGCAGGGCCCGTCCCGGCAGGTCTGAGTGCGCCCTTCCCCAGTGCAGAGCCAACACCCCCAGAGGCTGCTGGTTGCTTTTGGAGAAAACTAGGATGAAAGTTCAGAGTCTTTTCCTCGTGAGCTCATTCCCGATCCGTCCTCATGTGGGTGTGCCCAGCTCCCGATTCAGAGACCCCTGGTCCGCGAGGCTCCCAGGTCTGGGatctggagaggggctgggggtcTCAGGGTTAAGGCGTGGGTCAGGCTCTCTTGCCCAGGGCCACACCAGTCCCGCAGGACTTTAAGAGCTGCTGACCGTTCTGCTTCTAGGTTTCCAACAACAGTGACCTCCCCTGCGCCTCACACAGAGCTCCCACATTGCCTCGTGGGACAGACCCTCATCCCGGGAGGCAGTGACCTCTGTCCCTGGGCCCCAGGCAGCTGCCAGTGCTGTGCTGTTAGGGTCAGGCCTCCAGCTTAGCACACCTCCGGATGCGTGCTGTGTGAgccctctgcctctcctgtgCAACACCGCTTGGGCAGGCCGGGTGCGTGATGAGTGTGCCGTGCGCAGAGGTCGTCCTCCGGGCCTCTTTCCTCTGCAGCCATTGGAAGGCGGCCAGCATCCCGGCTTCATTAGCGGGCCTCTGATGGACTGTTGGGTCCAGGTCCTATTCAACCGACTCAGCAAATAATCAGAGCGATTTCTAATGCTTGACCTGGCACTGCACAGTCTCTGGAACAACAGCCACATCGGGAAAAGTAACCAGCCTGTCTGACACCGTTCTCCTCTGCTCGGACGAGCACCTCCTCCCCAGGCAGAATCTCCGTCCTTAATTGGTGATTATCAATGGGGCTTACTCTTCTTCCAATTTTTACTCTGTTTCGAGATCACTAAGCCAAACACAGCCAGTCCTTCCTATCTGCAGAATCCCCATCCATGGGCTCCACCAACCTCAGACTGAACATAATAAGTTATATTTGTACTGAACATGTGCAAACAATTTTCTCTTATCATTTTCTCTGAATGATACATAGGGACTATTTGCATAGCTTTTACATCCTACTCCATAGTAAAAGTAATCCCATTAGGCCTTCAGCTGATgggatgaggcccacccacattacGGAAGGCCTCTTGCCTCACTCAGGTTCGCCTATGTTAATGTTTATATCCAAACGCGGCCTCACAGGAACCTGCAGAATAAGGTTCCACTGTGTCTGAGCGCTGTGGCCCAGCCAAGCTGACACATGGTATGAGCCAGTCTGCCTGGGGAATCCTAACCGTCAACACCTCTGAGGCGTCCTGGCAAGTTACTCACCCACTGTTGGGGCCTCTGTGCGGATATGTGGCTGCCACTCGTGAGCCATTTCCAGGAATTGGGGAGAAACCCTCTGCATCCCCACAAGATAACCTGGAAGCTCCTTCCTACCAGCACAGGCTCCGCTGGGCCTGCAGCGGGTGGCCTGGGTGCGAGGCATCTAGTCCCCAGGGGCTTCCCTAGGAGACACGGTCcacctgcacccctgtctccagtgTGGGCTCCCGTGGCTCATAGAGAGACAGCAGCTATCTTCCAGAGATCTCTCCTTGCTCAGGGCTCCAGGGACACAGGCCCCGCGTCTCTGCCGAGTCCATTCCAATAATCTAATTTGAAATCCTATTTCTGGAACACAGCGGGCTTCCTGCGCCCGGGCAGAACAAAAGAGAATGGAACAGGGGCCATAACGGGAAGCATTCCGGGTGTTTGCCGACTTGAAAGTCAACAATCTGTTCTCTCACGGGGGCTCTGACCTCTCGTTTTGAAGGGAAACAGGAAACACAAGCCGGGtacagacagtaaatattttgctCTCACCAATCCTCCCATCTGGGCTGACACACgcctcccctggaccctgcaccCTCCCCCGCCTTCCGAACGCGACTTTGGAGATCAGCGTGAAGGTGGATGATGGAAACGAGTTGGAAACGCGATTTATCACCTTTGAAGAAACAGACGCCTGGTTcctggcaggggaggaagggcGCGCTCTGGGGCTTTCAGGGAACCCTGGGAGGGAGGACGTCACCTCCTCCCCTTGGGAGCCTCGGTGGGTGGAAGGATGACATCTTGTGGGTGCAGATCGGCCCTGCACCTCCACTTTAGGATCCTCAGTGACCCCTGAAGGGTCAGGGTCTGCACAGAGCGCCTGGTCTCCGGCCCGCAGAGGCGCCTCCTCCTTGGGCATTGGAGGCCCCCTGGGCCGCGCCCCACCACGGCCCGCAACACCTGTGCCTCCAGACCATGGGCATCTCCTTCCCCCACAGCCCTGGGGAGCCCCAGGAGGCCTGGGGCGCAGGGGACACGGGCAGAGACAGCGGCGAGCAGGCTGGGCTGAGTGGCCGGGCCATGGTGAGGGTTGCTGTCTGTGAGTAGCTTAAAGACATTCAACAGGAGCTTCTTCTTCTGGGGAAAACCTGAGACAAACTGTCCATTAGGGCATAACTACCAGGAGAGGTTTCTAAAGTTAGAAAGTGAAGGGTCCACTGATGGCCCGGGGGCTGCTGCCCCGGGGCCAGTCACCTAACCACAGCCCACTTCCCGCTTTCTCCCCACCCTGCGGCAGGAGAGGGCTTCTGTCCCCCAGCCTTTCCCCTCTACCTGCTCCTCAAGGGGTCACTCTCCAGGAAGCCCAGCTCTTCAACAAGGCCAGCAGGAGTCTGGGCGTCTCCCAGGAGGCAGGGTAATGGAGGTGCATGACACAGGAATCCGCCGGTGGGGACAAGCATGTCCCCTGCTCCAGGAGAACACGGTTTGCAAAGAAAGTAGAAATACCTTGCACTATGGCGAGGCCACCGAGACAGGATACAGGCTGAGAGGGCAGGGCCAGCAGCCCGCAGGGGGCGCTGAGGACGCCCCACTGGAGGTCAGGGTGAGCATGGGGGGGGATGTgtggcagggccagggcaggaggaggagccctGGTGCCccaaggaaggaggtgaaggggaCCCCAGGGGAGCAGGCACAAAATTGGCAGGGAAGTAAGGCAAGACCATGAATGGCACTCAGGCCTCTGAAGTAGGggcagagacacagagatgaaGAGACACAGGGacgcagagacacagagacttagagacttagagatgcagagacacagagacacagtgaCTTAGAGATGCAGAGACGGAGACTTAGAGacgcagagacacagagacttagagacttagaaacagagacacagagacacagagacttagAGATGTAGAGACAGATGCAGACACAGAGATGCAGaggcacagagacacagagacttagAGACGCAAAGACACAGAGACTTAGAGACACAGagatgcagagacacagagacacagtgaCTTAGAGATGTAGAGACACAGAGACTTAGAGATgtagagacacagagacacagtgaCTTAGAGATTTAGAGACACAGAGACGTAGagatgcagagacacagagatgcagagacacagggatgcagagacacagagacttagAGACACAAAGACTTAGAGATGTAggaacacagagacacagagacgcAGGCCACTCCAAGTGAGTGGGGGGGCAGAGAGCAGCCCCGCCCACCGTCCATGGCGGCCCAAGGCCCATCAGGGATGCCCTGGCTGCAGCCCCCACGCTGCTCGCTCCAGCAGCTCCCATCCTGCGGGGCAGAGTGGCGGAAAATGCTCTCCAGGCCTCCAGGGTCCCTTGTTCCTGCGTCCAGAACCCCGAGGACACTCCAACCACTTTGTGCCACACCGACCTGCCTGGACCGCTGTGTGAGTGCTCGAGGTTCCAGGGTGATCTCGACCTCTGCTCGTCTCTCAAGCCAGCTTGGggtccacacaggagagaagggTCCACGTCGCCCTGCGGAGGAGCCAGCACTGGGGAGGAAGGACAGGTGTGTGGGCCACCAA
Protein-coding regions in this window:
- the LOC144369002 gene encoding uncharacterized protein LOC144369002 isoform X1; the encoded protein is MVLGSLWGQARCGSQSFLTPRGRFMNLSKLHVAAGSRGPEKTQARGLAGGCWGHVANSSGLALDTGAAASPAHNTGDVHAGGTCWASVVCQACFSGRGGSGDHSCQLSGPCGLGPGGTALLLTKVYGHIHVTWDMVFEVRFGHLAYYSQSEMHSAGSSAGRRGPFSPVWTPSWLERRAEVEITLEPRALTQRSRQRLCSARSSIRNRSDYLLSRLNRTWTQQSIRGPLMKPGCWPPSNGCRGKRPGGRPLRTAHSSRTRPAQAVLHRRGRGLTQHASGGVLSWRPDPNSTALAAAWGPGTEVTASRDEGLSHEAMWELCVRRRGGHCCWKPRSRTVSSS
- the LOC144369002 gene encoding uncharacterized protein LOC144369002 isoform X2 — translated: MTQRLKCAKEAVLASCQRRRRGNPARFPGWPGRGLRFSPAFAGHVRSQRPSLPRPLSPAVSAACFCLLRPSPEPPREAQSWVPGEALLLRVLGYEASGADLPSRKETAAETAEPKANRRGANHADGRRKDKASTGTGRRGPFSPVWTPSWLERRAEVEITLEPRALTQRSRQRLCSARSSIRNRSDYLLSRLNRTWTQQSIRGPLMKPGCWPPSNGCRGKRPGGRPLRTAHSSRTRPAQAVLHRRGRGLTQHASGGVLSWRPDPNSTALAAAWGPGTEVTASRDEGLSHEAMWELCVRRRGGHCCWKPRSRTVSSS